The following proteins come from a genomic window of Nitrospirota bacterium:
- a CDS encoding alpha/beta hydrolase, producing the protein MFITVIIGLAAGYCGLVVFVFFRQPKMLYFPTRQIEQTPAAISLPFDEVAFKTADGLTITAWYIPAPAARAVLLFCHGNAGNISHRLDSIRIFHALGLSVLIFDYRGYGTSGGEPTEKGTYLDAEAAWDFLVNDKGIDPARILIFGRSLGSAVAAELATRRKAGALIIESGFTSIPDIGRKYYPYMPVRLITRFHYATIDKVGSLALPKLFIHSPEDEIIPYDHGMKLFANAAEPKEFLLLRGDHNEGFLLSGELYSKGLQQFISRYF; encoded by the coding sequence ATGTTTATCACGGTTATTATTGGCCTTGCCGCTGGTTACTGCGGTCTTGTTGTCTTTGTCTTTTTCCGCCAGCCCAAAATGCTCTATTTCCCGACAAGGCAGATAGAGCAAACCCCGGCTGCCATCAGTCTTCCCTTTGACGAGGTTGCGTTTAAGACTGCTGATGGATTGACCATCACTGCCTGGTATATACCTGCGCCTGCTGCGCGGGCTGTCCTGCTGTTCTGTCATGGCAATGCAGGTAATATTTCTCATCGGCTTGATTCGATCAGAATCTTTCATGCTCTTGGCCTGAGCGTGCTCATTTTTGATTATAGGGGATATGGTACCAGCGGGGGGGAGCCGACAGAAAAGGGCACCTATCTTGACGCAGAGGCCGCCTGGGATTTTCTGGTAAACGATAAGGGGATTGATCCGGCACGCATTCTGATCTTTGGCAGATCTCTTGGCAGTGCTGTGGCAGCAGAACTTGCCACAAGGAGAAAAGCAGGAGCTCTGATCATCGAGTCAGGGTTCACCTCAATACCTGACATTGGCCGGAAGTATTATCCCTATATGCCGGTCAGGCTCATCACACGCTTCCATTATGCGACCATAGACAAGGTCGGCAGCCTTGCACTGCCCAAACTTTTTATCCACAGCCCTGAGGACGAGATAATCCCTTATGACCATGGGATGAAGCTCTTTGCAAATGCTGCCGAGCCGAAGGAGTTCCTCCTGTTACGCGGAGA
- a CDS encoding VOC family protein, which translates to MPKVTFNGVNHLAMATGDMDSTIRFWRDLLGMRLVAGLGQPGYRQYFFEISETCAISFFEWPSISPVEEKGHGQVVSGNLVFDHVSFGIETEGDLWAIKDKMAAAGIWVSEVIDHGFIHSVYSFDPNGIPIEFSCNVREIDIRQSPILADPQPTTIAQEGADQNLDAWPAVTSATPVKERRIYPGEGLRFFKGSKK; encoded by the coding sequence ATGCCTAAGGTCACGTTCAATGGTGTTAATCACCTTGCCATGGCGACAGGTGACATGGACAGCACGATACGGTTCTGGAGGGACTTGCTTGGCATGAGGCTTGTTGCAGGCCTCGGCCAGCCCGGGTACAGGCAGTACTTCTTCGAGATATCAGAGACCTGCGCCATTTCCTTTTTTGAGTGGCCCTCAATAAGTCCTGTGGAAGAAAAAGGCCATGGTCAGGTTGTCTCAGGTAATTTAGTCTTTGATCACGTATCCTTTGGCATCGAGACAGAAGGTGATCTTTGGGCCATAAAGGACAAAATGGCTGCGGCTGGGATCTGGGTTTCAGAAGTGATAGACCATGGCTTTATCCATTCAGTTTATTCATTTGATCCAAACGGTATCCCCATTGAATTCAGCTGCAATGTCCGGGAGATCGATATCAGACAGTCACCGATACTTGCAGACCCTCAGCCGACAACGATTGCTCAAGAGGGCGCTGATCAGAATCTTGATGCCTGGCCGGCGGTAACAAGTGCGACTCCGGTCAAGGAGCGCAGGATTTACCCGGGAGAGGGGCTGCGCTTTTTTAAGGGGTCAAAGAAATAG
- a CDS encoding 2-oxoacid:ferredoxin oxidoreductase subunit beta, whose amino-acid sequence MSRLDDYKGQTPAWCPGCGNFSILKTFKDTVVELGLEPHQFTIVSGIGQAAKFPHYLKCNTFNGLHGRTLPVATGIRLANHEMPVFAVAGDGDCYGEGGNHLIHTMRKNPNIKLFVHDNQVYGLTKGQASPTTQEGTVTKNLPFGVFSEQLNPMALAVALDCSFVARSFSGDQDHLKSMVKAAIDHKGFCLVDILQPCVSFNKINTHEWYKQRVYHLEPEYDPTDRVKAFERSLQWGDRIPIGIIYRNSRLSLEERIPIIHDMPLVKQSPDINKLGDLLKEFY is encoded by the coding sequence ATGTCCAGATTGGATGATTATAAGGGGCAGACACCTGCATGGTGCCCGGGATGCGGCAATTTCAGCATTCTCAAGACATTCAAGGACACGGTCGTTGAACTCGGCCTTGAACCGCACCAATTCACGATCGTCTCTGGCATAGGTCAGGCAGCCAAGTTCCCGCACTATCTCAAATGTAATACCTTTAATGGCCTTCATGGCAGGACACTGCCTGTTGCCACAGGGATCAGGCTTGCCAACCATGAGATGCCGGTATTCGCCGTTGCCGGCGATGGCGACTGCTACGGGGAAGGCGGCAATCATCTGATCCATACCATGCGGAAGAACCCGAATATTAAGCTTTTTGTCCATGATAACCAGGTATACGGTCTCACAAAAGGCCAGGCATCTCCTACAACCCAGGAGGGCACTGTCACAAAAAATTTGCCCTTCGGCGTATTTTCTGAGCAGTTGAACCCGATGGCTTTGGCCGTTGCTCTTGATTGCAGTTTTGTTGCGCGCAGTTTTTCTGGTGACCAGGATCATCTGAAGTCCATGGTCAAGGCTGCGATCGATCACAAAGGGTTCTGTCTCGTTGATATCCTCCAGCCCTGCGTATCGTTCAACAAGATCAATACACATGAATGGTACAAACAGAGAGTCTATCACCTTGAGCCTGAATATGACCCCACAGACAGGGTGAAGGCATTTGAACGCAGCCTGCAGTGGGGCGACAGAATTCCGATTGGTATTATCTATAGAAACAGCCGTCTGTCACTTGAAGAAAGAATTCCGATTATTCATGATATGCCGCTTGTAAAACAATCTCCTGATATCAATAAGTTAGGAGATTTACTTAAAGAGTTTTATTAA